In Haliotis asinina isolate JCU_RB_2024 chromosome 16, JCU_Hal_asi_v2, whole genome shotgun sequence, the following are encoded in one genomic region:
- the LOC137268413 gene encoding crt homolog 1-like: MEGTGHATIQNCDTETSDSNEEESRLLGDSREHKTSGCFSRLRSCIGGLSINAKSIILSLFALLGHLGTSLVLPIWSSTFDKIGSDVFVGQFVDTFWELLILSAVYLGWKFFDRELPLRPTVSLKSLAIYGFTNALTGAFIVFASLPERTPPYLQSIIGSSLIPFTVMCRYIMLRKGVSLRRAVCIIIAMIGLFITMEPRIWGLKGSSGTGSSKGSDTVVSPVGRILWPLSFCFGFVPDAVNRVITEQELKRPQAQTVNFLVYAQLSALVFVVLLFWADLIPGFGMADSFQELLRRFSLGMRCSVSTATSCQHLSLKVVLMISAHCVGYLFHFLLIKHAEGAILASLVQAMRTPIASIFWTLYHYNEDLDLLYWSPEFNITTCFLIGGLIIVMPAMLVYNYFSNEEMKSVYMRERQLVVPGNENINS, from the exons ATGGAAGGCACGGGTCACGCAACCATTCAAAACTGTGACACAGAAACAAGTGACTCCAACGAGGAAGAGTCACGCCTCCTTGGAGATTCACGGGAACACAAAACTTCGGGATGTTTCTCGCGTCTACGATCATGTATTGGAGGCTTGTCCATAAACGCCAAGAGCATAATTCTTTCTCTATTTGCCTTGCTCGGACACCTGGGGACGTCGCTGGTGTTGCCGATATGGTCGTCCACGTTTGATAAAATTGGGAGTGACGTATTTGTAGGACAGTTTGTTGATACGTTCTGGGAGCTTCTGATTCTCTCGGCAGTGTACCTGGGATGGAAGTTTTTCGACAGAGAGTTGCCTTTGAGACCAACTGTCAGTTTGAAATCTTTGGCGATTTATGGCTTCACAAATGCTTTGACTGGAGCTTTCATCGTGTTTGCCAGCCTTCCCGAGAGAACCCCTCCGTATTTGCAGTCAATCATCGGATCTTCTCTGATACCATTTACAGTTATGTGTAGATACATAATGCTCAGAAAAG GTGTGAGCTTGAGAAGAGCTGTTTGCATAATAATTGCAATGATAGGACTCTTTATCACAATGGAACCTCGCATCTGGGGCCTGAAAGGAAGCAGCGGAACCGGAAGTAGCAAAGGCAGTGACACAGTGGTCTCCCCTGTTGGGCGAATTCTTTGGCCCCTTTCATTTTGCTTTGGATTCGTCCCAGACGCAGTTAACAGAGTCATCACAGAGCAGGAACTGAAACGCCCACAA GCCCAGACCGTGAATTTTCTCGTGTATGCTCAGCTATCGGCCTTGGTGTTTGTCGTACTTCTGTTCTGGGCAGACCTCATTCCTGGATTTGGAATG GCCGACTCTTTCCAGGAACTGTTGCGCCGCTTTTCTTTGGGCATGCGCTGTAGTGTCTCCACGGCCACATCCTGTCAACACCTGTCATTGAAAGTGGTGCTGATGATATCAGCTCACTGTGTTGGATACCTGTTTCATTTTCTGCTGATCAAGCATGCCGAGGGAGCAATCCTTGCATCTTTAGTTCAAGCCATGAGAACACCCATTGCATCTATATTCTGGACACTGTATCATTACAACGAGGATTTAGATTTACTGTACTGGTCCCCGGAGTTCAACATAACCACGTGTTTTTTGATAGGCGGACTAATTATTGTAATGCCAGCTATGCTTGTTTATAACTACTTCAGCAATGAGGAAATGAAAAGTGTGTATATGAGGGAACGACAGTTGGTTGTACCCGGCAATGAGAACATCAACTCATAG